A genomic stretch from Malus domestica chromosome 15, GDT2T_hap1 includes:
- the LOC103425364 gene encoding protein EI24 homolog isoform X1 gives MEATKPWINAFRAKSKQATLLWLEGFREACCLHRVLILCHRSRKLMIRTGQCFLLNGFIFLGSIIILNSVIIPTLHWILPDRCPEYSSQELCSFVGTLKFYSVLRNGLVQLFYVTWFYPLYVFSIILSNIWYNDIAKYGFSAMGRSAPTTLDPVRQNDVGLERPAGVEGVMIGIGEQVYSLLLLNCFFLEVYVTGYIPYVGKAVNFLLLSWMYAYYCFEYKWNFTEVRLEKRLDFFESNWAFFAGFGSPCVLPVLFFSPLVSYGFMAILFPLFVLTATGSEAEQVISSQRTKWGGAGLRKLPIFNAADKLSMRVLSLFPLESQELLQKKKDR, from the exons ATGGAAGCTACGAAGCCATGGATAAACGCTTTCAGAGCAAAATCAAAGCAAGCCACGCTGCTTTGGCTCGAGGGATTCCGAGAGGCCTGCTGCCTTCACCGTGTCCTCATCCTCTGCCaccg GTCGAGAAAGCTTATGATACGAACAGGACAGTGTTTTCTATTAAACGGCTTCATTTTCTTAGGAag TATAATTATCCTTAACTCAGTCATCATCCCAACTCTACACTGGATATTACCTGATAGATGCCCAGAATATAGTTCTCAAGAACTCTGCTCATTTGTTGgtacattgaaattttattccGTCTTGCGGAATGGACTCGTACAACTCTTTTAT GTAACTTGGTTCTACCCACTGTACGTATTCAGCATTATCCTGAGCAACATCTG GTACAATGACATTGCTAAGTATGGATTTTCTGCAATGGGGAGATCCGCGCCAACCACATTGGATCCTGTCAGACAAAATGATGTTGGTTTGGAAAGACCTGCTGGCGTAGAAGG GGTCATGATTGGTATAGGAGAGCAGGTGTATTCATTACTTCTTTTGAACTGTTTCTTCCTAGAG GTATATGTGACTGGATATATACCATATGTGGGGAAGGCAGTAAATTTTCTGCTTCTGTCCTGGATGTATGCGTATTACTGTTTCGA gtacaaatggaatTTTACTGAAGTTCGTCTTGAAAAAAGGCTGGATTTCTTTGAATCTAATTGGGCATTTTTTGCTGGTTTTG GGAGCCCTTGCGTTCTGCCTGTACTCTTTTTCTCACCTCTTGTGAGCTATGGATTTATGGCAATACTCTTTCCATTG TTTGTTTTGACAGCAACAGGTTCAGAGGCTGAGCAAGTTATTTCTTCTCAAAGGACAAAATGGGGAGGTGCTGGGTTGCGAAAGCTTCCAATATTTAATGCTGCAGATAAATTATC GATGCGGGTTTTGTCTCTGTTTCCCCTAGAATCTCAGGAACTGCttcaaaaaaagaaagaccGCTAA
- the LOC103425364 gene encoding protein EI24 homolog isoform X2, with translation MDKRFQSKIKASHAALARGIPRGLLPSPCPHPLPPVEKAYDTNRTVFSIKRLHFLRKVTWFYPLYVFSIILSNIWYNDIAKYGFSAMGRSAPTTLDPVRQNDVGLERPAGVEGVMIGIGEQVYSLLLLNCFFLEVYVTGYIPYVGKAVNFLLLSWMYAYYCFEYKWNFTEVRLEKRLDFFESNWAFFAGFGSPCVLPVLFFSPLVSYGFMAILFPLFVLTATGSEAEQVISSQRTKWGGAGLRKLPIFNAADKLSMRVLSLFPLESQELLQKKKDR, from the exons ATGGATAAACGCTTTCAGAGCAAAATCAAAGCAAGCCACGCTGCTTTGGCTCGAGGGATTCCGAGAGGCCTGCTGCCTTCACCGTGTCCTCATCCTCTGCCaccg GTCGAGAAAGCTTATGATACGAACAGGACAGTGTTTTCTATTAAACGGCTTCATTTTCTTAGGAag GTAACTTGGTTCTACCCACTGTACGTATTCAGCATTATCCTGAGCAACATCTG GTACAATGACATTGCTAAGTATGGATTTTCTGCAATGGGGAGATCCGCGCCAACCACATTGGATCCTGTCAGACAAAATGATGTTGGTTTGGAAAGACCTGCTGGCGTAGAAGG GGTCATGATTGGTATAGGAGAGCAGGTGTATTCATTACTTCTTTTGAACTGTTTCTTCCTAGAG GTATATGTGACTGGATATATACCATATGTGGGGAAGGCAGTAAATTTTCTGCTTCTGTCCTGGATGTATGCGTATTACTGTTTCGA gtacaaatggaatTTTACTGAAGTTCGTCTTGAAAAAAGGCTGGATTTCTTTGAATCTAATTGGGCATTTTTTGCTGGTTTTG GGAGCCCTTGCGTTCTGCCTGTACTCTTTTTCTCACCTCTTGTGAGCTATGGATTTATGGCAATACTCTTTCCATTG TTTGTTTTGACAGCAACAGGTTCAGAGGCTGAGCAAGTTATTTCTTCTCAAAGGACAAAATGGGGAGGTGCTGGGTTGCGAAAGCTTCCAATATTTAATGCTGCAGATAAATTATC GATGCGGGTTTTGTCTCTGTTTCCCCTAGAATCTCAGGAACTGCttcaaaaaaagaaagaccGCTAA